The Anopheles gambiae chromosome 2, idAnoGambNW_F1_1, whole genome shotgun sequence genomic sequence TAAAAATTATTTCCAACACCGTTATTCGTCCAGCAAAAACCGTTGCCACAGGGAAGGAGCAGGATGGTATGATACTTACATCGGAACAATATAGATTAAAGCAGAAGCGGTCAATGACTGTGGAGGAAATGGGTCGGGCAGGTGGCAAGCTGGCCAAGTTCTCCAAAGTACCAGAATATCGGCCTTATGCTCTGATTGGCCAGGACTCCCGTCACCCCGCCATACCATCGTCCATTACCGTGCGGAAGGTTATGGGTAAGCGCCCCGCCATcaccaccgccaacaccaccgtccgtaccaccgccaacaccaccgtccgtaccaccgccaacactactgccaacaccaccgtccgtaccaccgccaacaccaccgtccgtaccaccgccaacactactgccaacaccaccgtccgtaccaccaccaacactacCGCCAACACCATCGTCCGTACCACCGCGaacaccaccgccaacaccaccgccaacaACACCATTCCAGCCTCGCTTCCCGAGACCATCGCTACTATCAAGACCAAAATTCCGCGCCGCCCTACCGTCGTCCCTGCCAAAGCCGAAGTTCCTGCAACAGTTCCTGTTGTCGTTGCAACGGATGCTCCTGCCGTTGCTCCTCCTCTGACCGATGTGCTGCAGGTGATAACTGAGCTGTCAGCAACAATTAACCGCCACTCCGACGAATTCGCCGCGGAATTTGTTGCCCTAAAAAAGGAAGTGATGGTCACTTGCCACCGAACTGGCACTAAACAAATTACAGAAAATAGTATGTGCCGATCCAGACGGTTACGCGCTTCCGGCGACGGACGGTTTCACGCTGCAGCCCATACGGTCAGAGGAGGAGCTGAAAAGCATGGAGCAGAAGTTGACCGACAAGCAACATGCTAAGAACTGCCTGGCATGGTTGCAGAACGAGGTGATGGCAACGGATCCCACCAAACGGTTGAGGGAGGTGCGGGATCTTGTTTTCGACAGTGGCTTTATTTCGCGTTGCCGGTGGTCTAAGCGAAACGAGAAGGTGTCGATGGCACATTTTCCGAACGTATGCGAGCTGTTCCGCAAAGCCGCAGCGACCTGGAAGGCGCCCATCACCACAGCATACGtggtagatttttttaaacgcgTGTTGCGGTATCCTGCAAAGTCGAAGAATGCAAACAAAGAAGAAATGCTCaatgtaaataataatgataatctaAGTTAGTTTagtggaagttttttttatagcgtAGGTAGACAAGTTAAGTTTAGTTTCGTGTTGTACATAGTTAgtttagttagttagttttttatttgaattaatattatattaatgaattaaataaCTAGGAATTCatgaatacaaaaaatgcattctgCCACACAGCACCTAAgataatttttcattatttacctTCCTGATCCGAAACACTTAACCAGGGTTTTGGGAAGAGgcatattttttacatttatttcttAGCAAATGTAAGTGTGTGTCAACGGCACAAACATTAACACCCCTTCCTTTTCCGTTTCCACTGCAGCTACCTTGCACATCAGCGTGCTGCTGGCGTAGTGTAGCAGTTCACTCTTATTCAAATCTACCATGTTGGCAGAGTAAATATTCGTCTCCGTTGAAAGGCAAGGTTCCGTAAAGGCAGGCACCTGTTTGAAAAACGCGTACCCCTGCACCGTAACGTCCTTGCCTGTTTTTGTGGCCGTTTCGTAACGGACCACCTCGCCCGAGTTGGTCATAAACCATTGATCGCGAAAGTTTTTTCGCAGCGCGAAGCCCTGCCGCACGGTCGTTATGGTGTCGACACCAACCGTGTGCACCGATGGTTCGTCCaccggtttgttttgctgacgcTTGGCAACAATGACATGTTGCAGTTCCAGCAAACGATGGACCGCTTGTACCAGGCTGTGCCTCCCGGAATGCACCAACTTTTTGAGGTCATGCAAAATGCCTCAAAAATGAAGGCTGATATGTTTTTAAGCCCATCTAACCTGCAAACATCATTGTAAACGTGCAGCAAGTTATGCACGTTGCTATTCATGAGAACCGGGCTGTACAGATCTCCATAGGCTGCCACAAACCTATGCAAATATGAATCAGCCAGTTCCCATTAAGCGCGATGGTACGTGGTGGTCATGAACGTCACagccatcatcaacaacatgaAGTGTTGGTACGCTGCATCGATAAGTCTATCCTTCAGAACAACGAAACCGGCAACCAACAGAAACATCCTGTACTCGGAAGCTTTCCAGAGATGGATGTATCGCAGGTCGCGCAGTTTACGTTGGTAATCTGAAGGCAGCTTTAACAGACGCAAGTGCGCCGACACTTCACGTTGCTGGCGACGTGGCAAGTAATAAGTTACACCAGGGAAGCCATTTATCCACCAATGTAGCAACTTTGCCTCTACGCCCTTGTATATTAAGTGCATGTCTTCGGCTGACACAAAATCGTCAACGATATCACAACCTAATAGACTCGTAAAGGGCGTAGGGTTGTTGACATGTGTTGGATATTTGTCGTCACAAAAATCGTTGTGGTTCCGAGGCGCGCATTGTTCACCATACCGGAAGTACATCCGGTGTCCTTCCAACTCACCAACGATTGTGCACTTCATGCAGGCGCTGTACGCATTATGCGATTTAACAcctgaaagaaagaaaaaatacacaaaaaatcagaaataaCTCGTTTCACCGCATATAAATGTAAAGGTTAAGTGGACAAACGCATAACGTATTTTAGCCGCTCCAGTCGCTAACCCGTTGCAAGAGATTTCTTGTTACAACGGTTTAGTCGTAATGAAAGCGTTGACTATATGTAGTGCATTTTATCAACATACCTTTAATAAATGCTCGTGCCGGAGCATCTGCAATTATTGCACGCGCTTCCACCCAGTAAGAGCGGGATTTAATTGTCAGACCTGCCACATACAGTCTGTTCATTTCGTCCACAAACGGCTGCAAAAACTCCTTGGCGAATAACGGTTTTGATTCGCCACAGAATATAGCAACCGTCATTACAGGAGTATGTGGAACGTTATGAGCCTGCATGAGAATTGGCCAAAATTGGGTCCGACTGCTCTTGTGCAGGGGTAGGCCATCCACAAAAATGTTCAACTCGAACCCCTCCTGGGTTGGCTGACAATCGctggaatagaaaaaaatatgagCACATGACCAGGAGCACTGTCAGTTAAATGAGATTTAAAACATGCTTACCAAAAATATGAAAGCAGGCATTTTTCCACACCCTGGTACCACAGCTGCCCACCTGCGATTGGTGTAAGGGCTGTCTCCGGTGCTCCGGACACAGGCGTGTTCATCAACGTCCGTGCATCTCGTGGCAATTTGGTCTGGGGGAAGTGATGTCGCAAATGGCCCAGCAAAAAGTTCAAACTCCGATGAGTTTGTCCAGTTTGCAGGGCCCACATCCTCAAGCCATCATCGCACGAAAGATCTCCGTACGGATGGTCTGGCATTTCCACCTCGACCTGGATATCCTCCACGTCTGTATCCTCGCCGCTACTTGCGTCGGTCGTACCTTCCTCCTCGCTTTCGCTAAGCGGAACATCTTCAAACTGCACTGGCACAGCATCACGCTTAAAGAAATTGTTGATGCTGTGAGTAAGTTGGTTTGCACGACTTTGAGCGTATCGTTATAAAGCGCTGGTAACGCAGCGTTTGAAATACTTTTTCTTGTAGGTATAACGTATTTAGGGTTTAAAGCCTTAACAAAACGCGCAAAATATTCGTTTTCTACTACAGAAAACGGTTGATACTCTTTACATATCATTAAAAGCAATAGactatcattttttttcttcgattcTGCGCTCATAGCCTTATTGGATGGGAAATAATTGGCCAGCGGGCTGCTCACGTTTCTTTCTGCTGAGGTACATTCCAACGGTGAATCTAATTCAGAATCAGTTGTCGATGGTGGGTTATTTCTATGCAACGGAACAGTAGGATGTTTACGACTGAGATGCCGTTTCAAGTTAGATGTTGAGCCCTTAGTGTACGACACTACCTGTTGGCAGTAACGACATTTACCTCCACCTTCAGATTTAACGTAATGCAGCCATACATCGCTGGTTGGAAGTGCCATAGTGCGAAACTGGAAAACACACAATTCAAATGTATTTCTAGTTTACTAATACTTTTAAAACAGCGATCAATTTTTCCTTACCTATTACTCTATACCCTAGAAATGGTCAGAACGTCACCGCAAATATTCAGCAATCACCGGTGCGCTAAAGGATCGTTCCTACAAACTTCACagcacttgtacttgtacagcTGAAACGCGATCACTTTCAGCAATTCAAATGGTGAGAACGTTACCGCAAAAGTTCTTACACACGCTCCAGGCTTTTGTACTTGTAGCTTCACATTGGTTGTTTACTGATCGACGGTGCACCAAAAGATGTTTCTAACACAGCTTACAACACTGACTTGCAATTATttgtgagaagaaaaaaaacttactgGCACTGGATAACTAAGCGGTATTAACTGACCCTGTTCACGCTGTTGTGTGCTGGTGCGATCTCTTGTACTGTTTTGGTCCTTCTGACCTATTCAGCGATCTTCTGGCCCATTAAATATCAAAAATTCTTAACGGTCAAATCGATCGCACACTACGAAAGAAGTTGGCACAGGACAGCAAAAGCTAGTCACACCCTGTGCGGGTGTAACAGTGATCGACTTTATCAATATAATTGAACACACACTGTCGCTTCATTAGCGAAGTGTGCAAAACTTAACGGTCAAATCGATCGTACACTACGAAAAAAGCTGCCACAGGACAGCAAAAGCTAGTCACACCCTGTGCGGGTGTAACAGTGATCGGCTTTATCACGAAACCATAAACGAACGAAATCTGGTGAACGTAGGATCGGCGATCCCTTACGAGCTACTCGAGGAATACACGGCGGCAGTCTATAAATACCTTGAGGGGACAATCGACCCGCAGGTTTCGAGATTCTGGTAGCTTCTGATACTAAACTAAAAGCATAAGAAATGTGCTTGCCGAAACAACCAGAAAAGAAAGTAGAAGTTCTCACGGAAGAAGAacttttatttgaaataaggcATCTAAACATATGTTTAGATAGCTGACAAGGCTAAACtaataatacaaataaataaaaacaaactcgatgttttagaaaaataaaacaaatgtttttctCTATATCTTAAACgaaagaaattattttttctactTCGAAAGTTTACGTTGAaaccaaaatttaaaaaatacattattcATTTTTACATGACTAAATTGAAAGAAATAGAATATTAGAATTAATTAACCGTTGTGTTTGAAaacgttttaagtgtttgaataaaagcaaaagtaccaaacacacaaacattgtCGTCctcctggacgttgaccggtggcagcgcaactgccacggcaagtccaggggtcggcacggctgcccacaacatctcccccttttaaTACCGAAGGGGTCGAACCGACGTGGGGGTATTCCACTAAGGGAATACCGGCGTGGTGACACCCTTCCGGCCGATGCTGCCAAGATGTTTCGACTCCCATGTTGTCGCGCTGAGCAGCGGTTGGTGCTACACTCGGCCCTCACCGCGATGGCGATAACGCAgcggtgatgctgctgctgtgccgcTCCCTGAGACGGCGGCGATGAggtgacgacgatgatgattgcaatgatgatgacgatgatgatcccGCGATGATGCTTGCCGATGAAGATGATGCAGCGATGATGCTTGCCCCAGGGCAGCAGCGATGTATTTCTACAATGACGGGCGGCAGAGATGAAAAGCTCGGGCGGCATGGTTCCTCGCCCTCCTACGATGCTTTGGCTGGAAAAAATGTGTGGCCCGTTGCAACGGGGCTGCAGCCAGGACGGTATGGCTCATCGCCCTCTATTTAAGCTGTGACTGTAGCCGAGGCGCAATTGGCGACACCTGTTCGACTGCATCCGGGACGGCACGCTACCTCGTCCCCTCTGGATCACCCTGGCTGCAGCACAGTGTCCAGTAGGGTGAGATTAAACATCGCCCTGGCTGTAGTCGAACAGCCCAGTGGCGCATTAAACGGTGGGCGGACTGGGCGGCCGCCAGTGGCCCCGACGATCTAGGGGGCCCCGTCATTGTGGATGTTCGACTTCGTATCtattccccctcccccctccggATGGGAGATTTTTAAtctagttttaaaaaaaactttttgtatttattcatttttcccatcgctttacttactgtattttgtcgaggGCCCCGTACTGCAGAAAACCGGGGCCCCATACTACTCAAAGCAGCTCAAAGTCGCAAGCGAAGAACGCTgcgacacgcgcgcacagctcaaatcaatacctcatcatcgttggcgcaaagtattggacagagcgagaaaccgtCAATTTTTACTCGTATGGATGGCCTGTGCACGAGacacccaaacccaaaaccacgcagagcaactttgctgctaaaatggaatgcacagaacgctgcgcttaattaccaccgaaaacccgttgcacaacacaaacatacaacactattcttcttcttcttgtttggcacaacaaccgctatcggtcaaggcctgcctgtacccactagtgaattgagcttggctttcagtgattattgttaccatagcaggatagtcagtcctgtgtatggaggcacggtctattcgggacttgaacccatgacgggcagcAAGCAgacaacacacccaaacaaaactttaaagtcccctaaacaaaatttcaatacaccggcttgtagccggagaaattagcaggaaaaattgacaccAACCTCGCGTCGCTTTAAAAAAGCCTAGGAAGATCGTTTGGTCAACAGTGCttcagtgggttgaggtttcattcgagaaatggttaaatcgatgtcattgtgtgcgctcttggctGGGGTGAACCGTCCtgttcttgtatatggggcccctgctaccgctttgcgattgtgtgcCGAAAGCAGACAGCTGTTTCGCACTAAATATGGTATTCACATTCCTGGCCTAGGAtagtggattgtgtgtgtcttttaatgcaaaaaataattttcagaAAGAATTTTCATTCCTGGCCCTGGAccgaagagaaggggaaatgggaaaggtttctggttagaaggaagggggggaggggattAAAATACTCAATATGGTGTTTATCGactatttaattttttgcgaatacaacaagaccaaaaaccgttacagctgcatctacatacaGCCATACACAGCCATAATACGAAGAACAATCTCCATTTCCTTGGCCATTTTGGGGCCCCGTTGATGATCCCGTCGATTGAGGGGCCCCTTCCAATTGGTGTTGTCAACCCAATATACCCCCATTTTCCCTCCGGAggttatgtttacaatcagatttactattactaccagacctatcagaagcatatttattttatttatcagaagcagaaaacatttgcctttttaacatgtgcaatatttttaccTTAGTTGGAAGCGCAGAACGCCcacagctcaaaacaatatcatttcatcatcgttgaCCCAAAGCGTTGGATCAAATGCATTGAACATTACGCACGAGTTGGGTAAAGCGAAAATCCGTTACAAGAGATGCCTCACGCAAACTACATGCACATGAGACATTAAAAGGCTCAAAAACCGATCTTATTGTAGCATCCATGCTATCGCATACCCGTTTAAAGCATGAATGCTAACAGCCGGGTAAAACACTGCACATGCGTTCCGTGTTTTACTGCACACGCGGTTCCGTGTTTTACCATGGTGGTCGCACCACCCAAGCTGGACATAAACAAGGAAGACCTCCAAAGTAGGTCATAAATAAGGAAGAACAATTAGCATAAGAAACGCATTAGACCTTAAGCAAAACATTGTAAATTGTAAAAGCCCACCAGGAAGGCGACCCTCTTGACAAACATGCGTTTGTCAAAGCGCATCAAGTTGCGAAAGAGAAAGTTACGAACGTAAACATCTGGTGAACAAATGTGCGCTAGCTTTCTTAAGATGGGAGTATAAATAAAGCTATCAGAACGGACAGAAGGTCAGTTCTGATCGGACATAGGATCGTACATCTTGTCCCTTCAACTCACTTATGAGCAGCattgtccccctacccaaggtaaggctttaCTGTCTCCAACAAACGCACCGTGTATCAGCTGGCCGGTCAGCAAAACCCCAATCCGAAAGGTTAACGTATGCTAAAGTGGCATAACGTCGTTCCCACGGTTTAGCATAGCTGGAAGTTCGCTTTTCACCTGACGCAGATTGATTTCAATTGTTACGCAAGGTCAAGTTCGATTAGTTTACCGCGCCAATCGCGAAGTGCTGACACAGCGCTGCCTCCAGGCCTACGACGCGAACCCGTACCGAACCTACAACGATAATTCCCACCACCACATTATCACAAcggctcgtagccggagaaattgGCAAGAAAAATTGGCTGACACCAAACACGCTCTTTTTAtctgttgaggtttcattcaagaatcgattccgaaggAAAACtttcgaagaagaaaaaataatttatttcgtttAAGGTATAGagaaaaacatttgttttatttttctaaaacatcgagtttgtttttatttatttgtattattaGTTTAGCCTTGCCAGCTATCTAAACATATGTTTAGATgccttatttcaaataaaagtTCTTCTTCCGTGAGAACTTCTACTTTCTTTTCTGGTTGTTTCGGCAAGCACATTTCTTATGCTTTTAGTTTAGTATCAGAAGCTACCAGAATCTCGAAACCTGCGGGTCGATTGTCCCCTCAAGGTATTTATAGACTGCCGCCGTGTATTCCTCGAGTAGCTCGTAAGGGATCGCCGATCCTACGTTCACCAGATTTCGTTCGTTTATGGTTTCGTGATAAAGCCGATCACTGTTGCACCCGCGCATGGTGTGGCTAGCTTTTGCTGTCCTGTGCCAACTTCTTTCGTAGTGTGCGATCGATTTGACCGTTAAGTTTTGCACACTTCGCCAATGAAGCGACAGTGTGTGTTCAATTCCATTGATAAAGCCGATCACCCGCACAGGGTGTGACTAGCTTTTGCTGTCCTGTGCCAGCTTCTTTCGTAGTGTACGATCGATTTGACCGTTAAGTTTTGCACACTTCGCCAATGAAGCGACAGTGTGTGTTCAATTATATTGATAAAGCCGATCACTGT encodes the following:
- the LOC133395134 gene encoding uncharacterized protein LOC133395134 → MQAHNVPHTPVMTVAIFCGESKPLFAKEFLQPFVDEMNRLYVAGLTIKSRSYWVEARAIIADAPARAFIKGVKSHNAYSACMKCTIVGELEGHRMYFRYGEQCAPRNHNDFCDDKYPTHVNNPTPFTSLLGCDIVDDFVSAEDMHLIYKGVEAKLLHWWINGFPGVTYYLPRRQQREVSAHLRLLKLPSDYQRKLRDLRYIHLWKASEYRMFLLVAGFVVLKDRLIDAAYQHFMLLMMAVTFMTTTLVQAVHRLLELQHVIVAKRQQNKPVDEPSVHTVGVDTITTVRQGFALRKNFRDQWFMTNSGEVVRYETATKTGKDVTVQGYAFFKQVPAFTEPCLSTETNIYSANMVDLNKSELLHYASSTLMCKVAAVETEKEGVLMFVPLTHTYIC